The Brachyspira hyodysenteriae ATCC 27164 genome includes a window with the following:
- the pstB gene encoding phosphate ABC transporter ATP-binding protein PstB, translated as MNNEINNELNFDFDTDKIIKVKDLDLYYESFQALKKINIEIDKNSVTAFIGPSGCGKSTLLKTFNRMNDLVPKCRVEGNIEIAGVDIYNKHINVSYLRKNVGMVFQKSNLFAMSVYDNIAYGPRTFGIKKKSQLDEIVEYSLTKAAIWDDIKDRLTKNALGLSGGQQQRLCIARALSVNPKILLMDEPTSALDPISTGKIEDLINELKNEYTIVIVTHNMQQAMRVSDKTAFFLFGEIVEYTDTEEIFSKPKDERTEKYITGRFG; from the coding sequence TTATGAATCTTTTCAGGCTTTGAAAAAAATAAATATAGAAATAGACAAAAACAGCGTAACAGCTTTTATAGGACCTTCAGGCTGCGGAAAATCCACACTATTAAAAACTTTCAATAGAATGAATGATCTCGTACCAAAATGCCGAGTTGAAGGAAATATAGAAATAGCAGGAGTTGATATATACAATAAACATATAAATGTATCATATTTAAGAAAAAATGTGGGAATGGTATTTCAGAAATCAAATCTCTTTGCTATGAGCGTTTATGATAATATAGCTTACGGACCTAGAACATTCGGAATCAAAAAGAAATCTCAATTAGATGAAATAGTTGAATACAGTTTAACAAAGGCAGCTATTTGGGACGATATAAAAGACAGATTAACAAAAAATGCTTTAGGACTTTCAGGAGGACAGCAGCAGAGATTATGTATCGCCAGAGCTTTATCTGTTAATCCTAAAATACTTCTTATGGACGAGCCTACAAGTGCATTAGACCCTATAAGTACTGGTAAAATAGAAGACCTTATAAATGAATTAAAAAATGAATATACTATAGTAATAGTAACTCATAATATGCAGCAGGCTATGAGAGTATCGGATAAAACTGCTTTCTTCCTATTCGGTGAAATTGTAGAGTATACTGATACAGAAGAAATATTCTCTAAACCTAAAGATGAAAGAACTGAAAAATATATTACAGGAAGATTCGGTTAA